A portion of the Cryptomeria japonica chromosome 5, Sugi_1.0, whole genome shotgun sequence genome contains these proteins:
- the LOC131875715 gene encoding uncharacterized protein LOC131875715, which produces MESTNKNLIRLIKQIGSEHKRDWHHHLRSALWSDWITPKQVLKTSPYKLVYGKDTLFPVSLEIPALQLLKSFEIAENRPMDVRFTAIMELEEAREAAFASLQTHQQTIKRWFDNKKSSAPQFQQGELVLKFNERAAKPG; this is translated from the coding sequence ATGGAGTCTACCAACAAGAATCTTATCAGACTCATCAAGCAGATAGGCTCAGAACACAAAAGGGATTGGCATCACCATCTGAGGAGTGCACTATGGTCAGACTGGATAACACCAAAGCAGGTTTTAAAAACCTCCCCATATAAGCTAGTTTACGGGAAGGACACATTGTTCCCCGTATCCTTGGAGATACCAGCCTTGCAACTTCTTAAGTCTTTTGAGATAGCGGAGAATCGCCCCATGGACGTGAGGTTCACTGCAATTATGGAACTGGAGGAAGCAAGGGAAGCTGCGTTTGCCTCTCTCCAGACACATCAACAAACCATAAAAAGGTGGTTTGACAACAAAAAAAGTTCTGCCCCGCAATTCCAACAAGGCGAATTGGTTCTAAAGTTCAATGAAAGGGCTGCCAAACCCGGTTAG